AGGACCCTGCCTCTCAGCTGGATAGCTGGGGAGGGAGCTCTGTTGGTAGGGGTGAAGGTGTGCAGGAGCCAGTGGTGGAATGCAATGTGCATGAGTGAATGGACAGATCATCTGGGTCTGAAAATACCCTGCCGCTTGCTAGCTGTGAGGCCTTTAATGAGGCCCTTAACATGGTTAAAGGTCATGATGGTGCTTCTGTATCTATGAAATGAGGGACCAGACTTGCCTCCCAGAGTGGTGTGAGAATGAGAGAGATGCTGTGTGCTGTCACATGCATGCTGAGTGCTCAGTGATGGCTAGATTGTAATGATGCTGACTTCTACCTCAGGATGACCTGACTCACAAACTGGCGGACATTGTTAAGATCAACAATCAGCTTCGACGCAATGAACAGAATGGCGCAGCAGCCCATGTCATTGCAGAGGACGTGAAGCTCCTGCAGTTCCATGTAGCCACCATGGTGGATAATGAGCTGCCTGGCTTGCCCCGTGTGAGTCAGCACTCTCCCCacaccctgtggctgagtgggggGTCCAGCATGAAGCCTCTAAGCTCTGGAGAAGGGCCCAGTGCTGACTACTAGGGTGCCCCCCGACCCTGTGTTTCTTCACAGGCCATGCAGAAGTCTGGGCGTCCCCTCAAGTCCCTAAAGCAGCGGTTGAAGGGCAAGGAAGGCCGAGTGCGAGGGAACCTGATGGGCAAGCGAGTGGACTTCTCAGCCCGCACTGTCATCACCCCTGACCCCAACCTCTCCATTGACCAAGTTGGTGTGCCTCGCTCCATTGCTGCTAACATGACCTTTGCAGAGATTGTCACCCCCTTCAATATTGACAGGTGTGTCTCAGTTCAGAAGCCCTGCCTGGAGTGGCCAGGGGAGAGATGAGAAGAGTGGGCTTGGAGTAAGCAAGAGGGAACATTGAGGTTTAGAAGTTTGAGCTTCCACTTGGGGCTTTGGTGTGAGGGTGATGGCAAGGGCTTTTTTGGAAGCATTTTGTTCATTgcacctcttttcttttctagactTCAGGAACTAGTgcgcagagggaacagccagtacCCGGGGGCCAAGTACATCATCCGAGACAATGGCGATCGCATTGACCTGCGTTTCCACCCCAAGCCCAGTGACCTTCACCTACAGACTGGCTATAAGGCATGTAATAGACCAGGGCCTTTCTTACCTGAGCAGGAAGCTCTCTGGAGTGAGGGCTGGCTGGAGTGGGCCATCAGAGGCTGGCTGGTTCGTTAGGATCCAGGCTTATTGACTCTTTATAAAAGACTGCTGTTGTCCTAGGCTAGCTTGTAGCTGCCAACCACTGGAATTCTGGGTGGGGATCGCATATATCTAAGGGTAGCAAGAGGGACGTATATGACAAGGAAGAGAGATCCAGGGAGGAAGAGAACAGAAGCTTTCGTGTTCAGAGTCTCTTTCGGTTTTCTCCCCCGACTGAGTTCCTTGAGGTGGAGGGTATTATGTCTTAACCATCTCTGATAACCTGATATCTAGCCTGGGCCTGGCTCAAAGTGGGTGGCTGATAAGTGTTTCAAGTGAAATAGCACCACACTGTCATCCGTTTCCATGAACAAAGGATTTTAAGTCCATTGGCATTTCGTTCTTAGCATACCCCTTTCACTGAGACTAATGTGCACTTCTCCTCGATAGGTGGAACGACACATGTGCGATGGGGACATTGTTATTTTCAACCGGCAGCCAACTCTGCACAAAATGTCCATGATGGGACATCGGGTCCGCATCCTCCCCTGGTCTACTTTTCGCTTGAATCTCAGGTCAGTCCCGTTGTTCAGGGAAGCTGGCTGGTCCTGGGCTGCTCCTGAGGTTTCACTACAGTCGTCTTCCCAACTCTAACTTCTCTCTTCCACTGCAGTGTGACAACACCATACAATGCTGACTTTGATGGGGATGAGATGAACTTGCACCTGCCACAGTCTCTGGAGACTCGGGCGGAGATCCAGGAGCTTGCCATGGTGCCACGCATGATTGTCACCCCCCAGAGCAATCGCCCTGTCATGGGCATTGTGCAGGACACACTCACTGCAGTGCGCAAATTCACGAAGAGAGACGTCTTCCTGGAGCGGGTGTGTGGTACTAGAGAGGAAACCTGTCTGGTCAGGTGCAGCGCCCCCAGGGCAGCGAGGCGGAGGACGGAAGGAAGGGCTGTGATTTTTACCCTGACTTGCTCTGCACTGACCTGTATATGAGACTGTCTTTTCTATGAGGCGGAAGGAAGGGGTTAGGAAAGATCAGAGGCCAAAAAAGGTGCATGGCTGTAGCTCCCCatttaattccttaaaatatcATGTAATTTCAGGTGTTGTGTGGAAAGTTAAAGGTGAAGGCAATAATAAGTACCACCctgttaaaatttttatctatttatttttacctttgcttatttcctaattattaaaagtaatttgtacttgttaaaaaagaaactaaacaaacAGAAGTCTATcacaatgaattttaattttttattaaaagtttggaaaacacttttcCTGGCATCTCTTTGCCTCTAAAATCTGGCTTCCCCCCTTGGACATGGTGACCTTGCCTGACATTCCCAAGAGGTGAGGCCTGCAGTTCTGACTTTGTATCTTTCTTGCTCTTTATCTCACAGGGCGAAGTGATGAACCTCCTCATGTTCCTGTCCACGTGGGACGGGAAGGTCCCTCAGCCAGCCATCCTGAAGCCCCGGCCCCTGTGGACGGGCAAACAGATCTTCTCCCTCATCATACCAGGCCACATCAACTGCATCCGCACCCACAGCACCCATCCTGATGATGAGGACAGCGGCCCTTACAAGCACATCTCTCCTGGGGACACCAAAGTAGGGCTTAGCCTCTGGATGTGTGGGGACAAGATCTGGACATTGGAGCCGGAACAGGGGCCCTGAGTGGGTGCTTTGTCCACAGGTGGTGGTGGAGAATGGGGAGCTGATCATGGGCATCCTGTGTAAGAAGTCTTTGGGCACATCAGCCGGCTCCCTGGTCCACATCTCTTACCTGGAGATGGGTCATGACATCACTCGCCTCTTCTACTCCAACATTCAGACCGTCATCAACAACTGGCTCCTCATCGAGGGTGAGGATAAGGGCTCTACCAAGCCCTCTAGGAATCCTCTCTCTCCCGTTTCTTACTgctcttcttccatccctttctctttcccacttggATTTGATGTCTCTCCATCAACTCTTGGCTACACTTCCATTCCCTGTTTCTTGGATATCTAAAGAGGGTGTTGCTGATGCCTGTCCTTGTCTCTAGGTCATACCATTGGCATTGGGGACTCCATCGCAGATTCTAAGACTTACCAGGACATTCAGAATACTATTAAGAAGGCCAAGCAGGATGTAATAGAggtgagagaggaggctgggcaaGGACTGAGTAAGAGGCTCTCAGGGACTTTGAACCTAACGTCAGCTCTAGCAAAGGGGGTGTCGGGGTTAGAGGGAAGGGGAGTAGTTACAGAGATTGATGTTTCCTTGAGAATTCTGCCTCCTCCTTTGCACCCAGGTCATTGAGAAGGCTCATAACAATGAGCTGGAGCCCACCCCAGGGAACACTCTGCGGCAGACGTTTGAGAACCAGGTGAACCGCATTCTCAACGATGCCCGAGACAAGACTGGCTCCTCTGCCCAGAAATCCCTGTCTGAATACAACAACTTTAAGTCCATGGTTGTGTCCGGGGCTAAAGGTTCCAAGATCAATATCTCCCAGGTGGGGAGCCTTGTCTTTCCAGATATGGGGTCACACTGATGGTTGGGAGGAGGACGGAAGATGTGTGTTGTGGACAGGTTGGGGGATTTGTAGAAAAATActggcaattcttttttttttttttcctgaggaagatttgccctgagctaacatccatgctaggaacaatcttcctctattttttagtatgtgggcctccagcacagcatggccactaacagcaGTGTAGGCTTgggcctgggaaccaaacccaggctgctgaagcagagcacactgaacttaaccttCAGGCCACTGGGGATGGCCCTGGGAactctttatttttaaggcaaaaggGGAGATAGATGCACCCCACCGTTTTTGTTTCCCAGGTCATTGCTGTCGTCGGGCAGCAGAACGTGGAGGGCAAGCGGATCCCATTTGGATTCAAGCACCGGACTCTGCCTCACTTCATCAAGGATGACTATGGGCCTGAGAGCCGTGGCTTTGTGGAGAACTCCTACCTGGCTGGCCTCACCCCCACCGAGTTCTTTTTCCATGCTATGGGGGGTCGTGAGGGGCTCATCGACACAGCTGTCAAGACTGCTGAGACTGGTGAGGCTTTCAGATCGGGGGCCCTTCCATGGGCTGGTACCAGGGAGTAGCACAGGCTGAGAATCCCCTGGTGGGTGGGGAGTGGCAGTTCTCAGGCTAAAGGCTTCTATTCCTGGTGATGTAACTTGGGCCTTTGTGGAAAGAATAGAGACAAAAGTTAGGCAGATGCCAAGGGCAGAAATGCCCTTGTTCTGATTGCCCTATAGCGTTCCATGCTGCTGGGAGAGAGGCTCAGGGTCTCTGCTCCTGACCTGACACCTGGTGGGTGATTCCTCCCAGCCTTTACTGAGCCCTGGCTCCATCTGCTGGTGGGCGTGGCTTTCACTGAGAGACCTTGGGGTTGAGGGGGCTCCCAGCTGGCTCATCTGAGGATCATGTAGGTTAAGGATCCAGAGTGGCCAGCGTGGCTTGTCCTAAGATAGGAAGGGCTCTTTGGGCTTTGTCAACCTCTTCTTTCCTTGGGTCCCACAAGTGATTACCTCCCCCCAGGATACATCCAGCGGCGGCTCATCAAGTCCATGGAGTCAGTGATGGTGAAGTATGATGCAACCGTGCGGAACTCCATCAACCAGGTGGTGCAGCTGCGCTATGGCGAGGATGGCCTGGCGGGCGAGAGCGTTGAGTTCCAGAACCTGGCTACCCTCAAGCCTTCCAACAAGGCTTTTGAGAAGAAGTGAGGAAAGGGCAGGCGGGTGGTTCTTActccctggggctcagggagTGTTGTAGGATTCCCTTCCCCACACACAGAGCCTGGAATGTCTCCTTCAGTGGACCTTACCTTTTAAAGCCCTTTCCCCACCCCTCTGAAAGCAACTACGTGATGGGAGAGGGTGGGTCCAGAGCCAAGTTAAGACCCATCCCTGCTTTGTCCCTGGTGATAGTGCAAAGCAGGCCCAGAGGGGCTGGAGCAAGCTCAGGTCCCATTGGCAGCTCTCAAGCCTTGATCTTATatttccatgcccaggattcttGCCTCCAAAGCCTTGTTCCTGTAGGTTGCGCACCTTTGGGAGCCTCATAGTGCCCCTTGTGGGCATCAGGCCCCAGGGCCCACCTGCCCCTTGACTCCACTCCCTGCCACCTGTAGGTTCCGCTTTGATTATACCAATGAGAGGGCTCTGCGGCGCACTCTGCAGGAGGATCTGGTGAAGGACGTGCTGAGCAATGCACACATTCAGAACGAGCTGGAGCGAGAATTTGAGCGGATGCGGGAGGATCGAGAAGTGCTCAGGGTCATCTTCCCAACTGGCGACAGCAAGGTGTGTGTGGGCAGGAAGGGCTGGGTTGGAGAAGTACTGCCGCTGCATGGCTCTCCCTATTCATGATCTTCCTTCCCGTCCCTCCTGCCTCAGGTTGTCCTGCCATGTAACCTACTGCGCATGATCTGGAATGCTCAGAAAATCTTCCACATCAACCCTCGCCTTCCCTCCGACCTGCACCCCATCAAGGTGGTAGAGGGTGAGTTCCTGCTTCAGGACCTCTGTGCCAGGCTGGGGACAGGAGTTAGCTGGGCTCTGTTCTATAATCTCTTCACCCCTCATCTGGCCCCCAGGAGTCAAGGAATTGAGCAAGAAGCTGGTGATTGTGAATGGGGATGACCCGCTGAGCCGGCAGGCTCAGGAGAACGCCACACTTCTCTTCAATATCCACCTGCGATCCACACTGTGCTCCCGCCGGATGGCTGAGGAGTTTCGGCTCAGTGGAGAGGCCTTCGACTGGCTGCTCGGTGAGATCGAGTCCAAGTTCAACCAAGCCATTGTGAGTATTGTTCTCCTCACCTCAGCTTTGTTTATCTCCTTTGACCTATTGACTTCTCTGGGCTCCAAGAACAGCCCACTTCTGCCCACAATCACCTAATAATAGTTCTCATTTGTTGAGAGACTGTTGTGTACCAAGTCCTGTGTTGGGGACTTTATACCTTTACACTTTAGCAGTATTAAGACGACACTAGTTGGGGGTGTGAGGGTTAGTCCCATGTAGCAAAGATTAAAACTGAGCCTTGGAGAGGTGGTGTGTATATATCATACTGTGTTGTATGATACATATAGGAAATAATTGGCATGGCTGGGATGTGAAATGGGAATGTTggcctttattttcttaaaatgcctGCTGTGTGCAGAATTCTCATTTAGGTGGAGGTAGGGAATTTGAGAGAGTAAGCAGGAAAGGGATTCATTGATATTGGAATATACTATCACTGTGTTTATAGgataatggaaggaaagaaacataatTACTAGCATGCCTCTGAGTCCATTTGATGTAAATCcagttttataaattaaataattaaaatgaattaggGAATACTACAAAAatggttgaaagaaattaaagaagacttaaatggAAAGACGtgtgtgttcatggattagaggACTTACTATTGTTAAATGGCAGTAATCCCCAGAGAGATCCACAGATTCAGCACAATCTGTCAAATTCCAGCTGCCATTTTTGCAGAAATTTATAAGCTGATCTTAagattcatatggaaatacaaaggacacagaagagccaaaacaatcttgagaaagaacaaagttgaaagacgCCCACTTCCTGATTTTCAAACTTActacagagctacagtaatcaagattgtGGACTACTGACATAAAGATACGTatatagattaatggaatagaattgagtctaggaataaaccctcacatttacaCTTACTTCATTTTTGATAAGGGTGCCAAGGGAtttaaatggggaaagaatagtcatttcaacaaatggtgctgcaccaactggatatccacatgtaaaagaatgaatttggatccCTACCGCACCCCTATACACAAATTATCTCAGAAAACATCAAAGAGCTAAATACAAGTGCTAAAActctgtaaaactcttagaagaaaacacggGGTAAATCTTTACAACCTCAGGTTTGCCAGTGGATTCTTAGGTGTGACACCACAAGCATGAGCAGTGGCAACAAAAATTGGACTTCagattggacttcatcaaaatttaaaacttgtatTGGGGATGGCCctgtgcccaagtggttaagttcacacgctcctcttcagcagtccagggtttcatcggttcagatcctgggcgtggacctagcaccactcatcaggccatgctgaggtggcgtcccacatagcacaaccagaaggacctataactagaatatacaactgtactgggggactttggagaaaaaaatgtaaaacttttatgATTTAGAGGACACCACGAAAGTAAAAAGACAGcacacagaatgggaggaaatatttgcaagtcacgtatctgataagggctATTCATAAAGGATATGTAAAGGATTATTAtaagtcaacaataaaaagaaaaaatgtcaaaggATTTGAATGGATGTTTTCCCCCAAAGAAGTATATAAACCACAAGTAAACACATgagaaggtgctcaacatcattagttatcagggaaatgcaaatcaaaccacagcGAGATACCACTTTATGCCCGCTAGGATGGCTAAAAAAAGATTTGCCAACTattggtggggatgtggagaaactggaacttgAACACACTGATGGTGGGAACGGTGCAGCTGCTtcggaaaacagtctggcagttcctcaaaaggttaaacctAGAGTTACCACGTGACCTAGCAACTCCACGCCTACAAGTATTCCCAGGAGAATTGAAAGTGTATGTCCACATAAAACCCTTTATGCATGTAGCATTGTTAGAACAGCCAAgcagtggaaacaacctaaatgttcaccCATtcatggatggataaacaaaattgatgtaTCCAATCAAGGGAGTGTTATTGAGTGATAAAAAGGAAGGAGCTATCAAGTCATAAAAAGACAGCAAtgaaccttaaatacatattactaagtgaaagaagccagtctgaaaaggccacgtactgtatgattccaattaaaagatgaaattttatggtatatgattatatcaattaaaataatGCATTGGAGAGCTTCCCATTTAGAAGACTTGTAAAATGAATATCTACCCTGTAACTGTAGCTTAGTTTTAGGAATCTGGACTTTGGGTCGTATGTACCTTTTTCTGAGTGTGCAGCACATCAGGTGCTGAATGGCGTTTGTAAATTGAAGCGCTGTCTGAGGAAGGGGACGATGAAATAAGACGGATTTTTTTAAGTCTCCCTGTCCTTTCCAAATGTCTCTGCCCCACGTCCCTTCAGAGCAGAGGGTGGTCCCAGCCCTGTTGCAGCTCACTCTGCCTCACCAGAAGGGAGGAGTTTGCTGCTTCTGACGCCAGCTGTCCTTCCTCTGTAGGCCCATCCTGGGGAAATGGTGGGAGCTCTGGCTGCACAGTCCCTTGGAGAACCTGCCACCCAGATGACCTTGAACACTTTCCACTACGCTGGTGTGTCTGCCAAGAATGTGACACTGGGTGTGCCCAGACTTAAGGAGCTCATCAACATTTCCAAGAAGCCAAAGACCCCCTCACTTACTGTCTTCCTGCTGGGCCAGTCTGCTCGAGATGCTGAGAGAGCCAAGGTAGGGGTTAGGGAGATGGGCTTCCTGGcgggaggaaaaggaggggaaCTCTTTCCCTTGAATAAAGGGTTTGGAATTCCCTCTACAGGAGGGTTTGAAGAGGCCTTTGGAGCCACCCATAGGCCTATGTCATGAATCACTCTTCTTCCCAGGACATTCTGTGCCGCCTGGAACATACAACATTGAGGAAGGTGACTGCCAACACAGCTATCTACTATGACCCCAACCCCCAGAGCACGGTGGTGGCAGAGGATCAGGAATGGGTGAATGTCTACTATGAGATGCCTGACTTTGACGTGGCCCGAATCTCCCCCTGGCTTTTGCGGGTGGAGCTGGACCGGAAGCACATGACTGACCGGAAGCTGACCATGGAGCAGATTGCTGAAAAGATCAATGCTGGTAAGGTTGGGAGGGCAGGCCCAGCTCAGGAGTCCTGCCTGAGCTCCCACTCTGTCATGTCACTGCACTCCAGTCCCAAACAAGCCACCCACCCTCACCACCTTCTGTGCGCCAATTCTGCTCCTCCAGTGCATCTCCTCTCCAGGATCACTGCTCCCTAGTCTTCAGTATCTCCAGCTCCCCtctgcatttccttttccttctcagtgtttcccttccctctttctatGTGAAAGAGGGGAAGCCAAATGAGAAGCCTGTGTGGGGAGAGCTGCAGATGCACAGTGACTAGGAGGCAAGTCCTGTAGATGCCATCTTCCTCATGGCTCCTTCTCTCCACCAGGTTTTGGCGATGACTTGAATTGCATCTTTAATGATGATAACGCAGAGAAGTTGGTGCTCCGTATCCGCATCATGAACAGTGATGAAAACAAGATGCAAGAGGTAAATGGGACCCAAGAGGAAATCGATATGTTAAACATAGAAAATTGTTAGATCATGTTCATGActaaagaagttaaaatgaaagCTACATTGAGGTGCCAGTCACACCACCTCATGTAGGAATGGAGAATGGTGGTTAGCAATGATTTTCAAAACTATTAGCAGcaaaaatctttgaaatctgAAGTAGCAGCCACATAGATAAAACAGATGGCATTGAAGTGGGGGGACCCCATAGCCATATCACTTGGCTCTCCCACCAGGCTCCCATGAGGGTCAGGGGCAGGTTGGACAGTAGGAATTGCTGTGTCCTAGGGAAAGTGATGTGACAGCAGGTGTAACAAGACCCAAGAAAATGTTTGACAAGTGACTTCACTCTTGGGCATGGCTTCTAAAAAATTGCTCAGCAGATGTGGGTGCCTGgtgctttaataataataattcaga
The sequence above is drawn from the Equus przewalskii isolate Varuska chromosome 10, EquPr2, whole genome shotgun sequence genome and encodes:
- the POLR2A gene encoding DNA-directed RNA polymerase II subunit RPB1, whose product is MHGGGPPSGDSACPLRTIKRVQFGVLSPDELKRMSVTEGGIKYPETTEGGRPKLGGLMDPRQGVIERTGRCQTCAGNMTECPGHFGHIELAKPVFHVGFLVKTMKVLRCVCFFCSKLLVDSNNPKIKDILAKSKGQPKKRLTHVYDLCKGKNICEGGEEMDNKFGVEQPEGDEDLTKEKGHGGCGRYQPRIRRSGLELYAEWKHVNEDSQEKKILLSPERVHEIFKRISDEECFVLGMEPRYARPEWMIVTVLPVPPLSVRPAVVMQGSARNQDDLTHKLADIVKINNQLRRNEQNGAAAHVIAEDVKLLQFHVATMVDNELPGLPRAMQKSGRPLKSLKQRLKGKEGRVRGNLMGKRVDFSARTVITPDPNLSIDQVGVPRSIAANMTFAEIVTPFNIDRLQELVRRGNSQYPGAKYIIRDNGDRIDLRFHPKPSDLHLQTGYKVERHMCDGDIVIFNRQPTLHKMSMMGHRVRILPWSTFRLNLSVTTPYNADFDGDEMNLHLPQSLETRAEIQELAMVPRMIVTPQSNRPVMGIVQDTLTAVRKFTKRDVFLERGEVMNLLMFLSTWDGKVPQPAILKPRPLWTGKQIFSLIIPGHINCIRTHSTHPDDEDSGPYKHISPGDTKVVVENGELIMGILCKKSLGTSAGSLVHISYLEMGHDITRLFYSNIQTVINNWLLIEGHTIGIGDSIADSKTYQDIQNTIKKAKQDVIEVIEKAHNNELEPTPGNTLRQTFENQVNRILNDARDKTGSSAQKSLSEYNNFKSMVVSGAKGSKINISQVIAVVGQQNVEGKRIPFGFKHRTLPHFIKDDYGPESRGFVENSYLAGLTPTEFFFHAMGGREGLIDTAVKTAETGYIQRRLIKSMESVMVKYDATVRNSINQVVQLRYGEDGLAGESVEFQNLATLKPSNKAFEKKFRFDYTNERALRRTLQEDLVKDVLSNAHIQNELEREFERMREDREVLRVIFPTGDSKVVLPCNLLRMIWNAQKIFHINPRLPSDLHPIKVVEGVKELSKKLVIVNGDDPLSRQAQENATLLFNIHLRSTLCSRRMAEEFRLSGEAFDWLLGEIESKFNQAIAHPGEMVGALAAQSLGEPATQMTLNTFHYAGVSAKNVTLGVPRLKELINISKKPKTPSLTVFLLGQSARDAERAKDILCRLEHTTLRKVTANTAIYYDPNPQSTVVAEDQEWVNVYYEMPDFDVARISPWLLRVELDRKHMTDRKLTMEQIAEKINAGFGDDLNCIFNDDNAEKLVLRIRIMNSDENKMQEEEEVVDKMDDDVFLRCIESNMLTDMTLQGIEQISKVYMHLPQTDNKKKIIITEDGEFKALQEWILETDGVSLMRVLSEKDVDPVRTTSNDIVEIFTVLGIEAVRKALERELYHVISFDGSYVNYRHLALLCDTMTCRGHLMAITRHGVNRQDTGPLMKCSFEETVDVLMEAAAHGESDPMKGVSENIMLGQLAPAGTGCFDLLLDAEKCKYGMEIPTNIPGLGAAGPTGMFFGSAPSPMGGISPAMTPWNVGATPAYGAWSPSVGSGMTPGAAGFSPSAASDASGFSPGYSPAWSPTPGSPGSPGPSSPYIPSPGGAMSPSYSPTSPAYEPRSPGGYTPQSPSYSPTSPSYSPTSPSYSPTSPNYSPTSPSYSPTSPSYSPTSPSYSPTSPSYSPTSPSYSPTSPSYSPTSPSYSPTSPSYSPTSPSYSPTSPSYSPTSPSYSPTSPSYSPTSPSYSPTSPSYSPTSPSYSPTSPNYSPTSPNYTPTSPSYSPTSPSYSPTSPNYTPTSPNYSPTSPSYSPTSPSYSPTSPSYSPSSPRYTPQSPTYTPSSPSYSPSSPSYSPTSPKYTPTSPSYSPSSPEYTPTSPKYSPTSPKYSPTSPKYSPTSPTYSPTTPKYSPTSPTYSPTSPVYTPTSPKYSPTSPTYSPTSPKYSPTSPTYSPTSPKGSTYSPTSPGYSPTSPTYSLTSPAISPDDSDEEN